A genomic window from Streptomyces sp. HUAS YS2 includes:
- a CDS encoding ATP-binding protein, with translation MTEEGLSGRGRELAVLERLLADAAEGRGGAVVVRGEAGAGKTALLERVGERAGEVTLLRCAGVESEAALPYAGLQVLLRGTLDRARRLSGRQQAALRGAVEPAGAVAPGDRFLVGAAMLGLLGELAEERPVVVLVDDAHWLDLETVDALLFAARRLGMGRVALVFAVREGVREGSAVLDGGPGLPVLQLGPLSDEEGAALLAGRAPDLHAAVRGRVLGLARGNPLALVELAGALTPAQRDGSEPVDEREIAVLPASRRVRRIFDERIRALPAPTRTLLTVAAADDTGDLALVMAAAGRLGAGAGDLGPAEAVDLVRVSGHRFVFRHPLIRAAAYQGALLAQRTAAHRALADAAPAGGDVGRRAWHLAAATIGYDERVAAELERSAELFRARGGRAAVAAAYRRAAQLTGDQESRSRRLVAAAAAAAEAGQVELAASLADEAGPVSAPAAVARSASIRAALEHARGRAEPARVLLVEAAREVTADRPATGAWLLFESAAMAWDAPDPAGAARDTRERLAGLDFGDCPVHRGANGVLGALAGDGVDAAAVREFAAYVNRTRRERGLSQQVRLHGWDMLLGEYGAVHDEAVALEQECRAEGAVGVLPRVLLRLARCRLFLGRHRDAYTTAVEGLEIALDTGQHHLAGLLRSELETLAALDGEDVNEPDGPTRGLFSGVEPNPFLRMRAQGLLDLGLGRYETALRRFAVLTEGPQRHLMLAWHSLPDQVEAAVRLGRAEDARPAQTRFARWASATGTPWARAVELRCRALVAPEGQTEQWYERALDAHVGDGRPFEEARTRLLHGEWLRRAKRRAAAREALAMALQTFERTQARAWADRARAELRALGAAPAPSVAGPDPVGRLTAQELQVVRLAATGLSNRDIGARLFLSPRTVGYHLSNAYPKLGVTSRAALGGLELE, from the coding sequence ATGACGGAGGAGGGCCTGAGCGGCCGGGGGCGGGAACTCGCCGTGCTGGAGCGGCTGCTCGCGGACGCGGCGGAAGGCCGGGGCGGCGCCGTCGTGGTCCGGGGCGAGGCGGGGGCGGGCAAGACCGCGCTGCTCGAACGGGTCGGGGAACGCGCGGGCGAGGTCACGCTGCTGCGGTGCGCCGGGGTGGAGTCGGAGGCGGCGCTGCCGTACGCCGGGCTGCAGGTGCTGCTGCGGGGGACGCTCGACCGGGCGCGACGGCTGTCGGGGCGTCAGCAGGCGGCGCTGCGCGGGGCGGTCGAGCCGGCGGGCGCGGTGGCGCCCGGGGACAGGTTCCTGGTCGGGGCGGCCATGCTCGGGCTGCTCGGGGAGCTGGCCGAGGAGCGCCCGGTGGTGGTGCTCGTCGACGACGCGCACTGGCTGGACCTGGAGACCGTGGACGCGCTGCTCTTCGCGGCCCGCCGGCTCGGCATGGGGCGGGTGGCGCTGGTGTTCGCAGTGCGGGAGGGCGTACGGGAGGGCTCGGCCGTCCTCGACGGCGGCCCGGGGCTTCCGGTGCTGCAGTTGGGGCCGCTCAGCGACGAGGAGGGTGCGGCGCTGCTCGCCGGCCGCGCGCCGGACCTGCACGCGGCGGTCCGCGGCCGGGTCCTCGGGCTCGCGCGCGGCAATCCGCTGGCCCTGGTCGAGCTCGCCGGGGCGCTCACGCCGGCCCAGCGGGACGGCAGCGAGCCGGTGGACGAGCGGGAGATCGCCGTGCTCCCGGCGTCGCGGCGGGTGCGGCGGATCTTCGACGAGCGGATCCGGGCGCTGCCCGCGCCGACCCGCACGCTGCTCACGGTCGCGGCGGCGGACGACACCGGCGACCTGGCCCTGGTGATGGCGGCGGCCGGGCGGCTCGGAGCGGGCGCCGGGGACCTCGGCCCGGCCGAGGCGGTGGATCTGGTGCGGGTGAGCGGGCACCGGTTCGTCTTCCGTCACCCGCTGATCCGGGCCGCCGCCTACCAGGGCGCGCTGCTCGCCCAGCGGACGGCCGCGCACCGGGCCCTCGCGGACGCGGCGCCGGCGGGTGGGGACGTGGGCCGCCGGGCCTGGCATCTGGCCGCGGCCACGATCGGCTACGACGAGCGGGTCGCCGCCGAACTGGAGCGCAGCGCGGAGCTGTTCCGCGCGCGGGGCGGTCGGGCGGCGGTCGCCGCCGCCTATCGGCGGGCCGCGCAGCTCACCGGGGACCAGGAGTCCCGGTCCCGCCGGCTGGTGGCGGCGGCGGCCGCGGCCGCGGAGGCCGGGCAGGTGGAGCTGGCGGCCTCGCTCGCCGACGAGGCGGGGCCGGTGAGCGCTCCGGCCGCCGTCGCCCGGTCGGCCAGTATCCGGGCGGCTCTGGAGCACGCCAGGGGCCGGGCGGAGCCGGCGCGGGTGCTGCTCGTCGAGGCGGCCCGGGAGGTGACGGCGGACCGGCCCGCGACGGGCGCGTGGCTGTTGTTCGAGTCGGCGGCGATGGCGTGGGACGCGCCGGACCCGGCCGGGGCTGCCCGGGACACCCGGGAGCGCCTGGCCGGTCTGGACTTCGGGGACTGCCCGGTGCACCGGGGCGCGAACGGGGTGCTCGGCGCGCTGGCGGGTGACGGGGTGGACGCGGCGGCGGTCCGGGAGTTCGCCGCGTACGTGAACCGGACCCGGCGGGAGCGCGGTCTGTCCCAGCAGGTGCGGCTGCACGGCTGGGACATGCTGCTCGGCGAGTACGGCGCGGTGCACGACGAGGCCGTGGCGCTGGAGCAGGAGTGCCGCGCGGAGGGTGCGGTCGGGGTGCTGCCGCGGGTGCTGCTCCGGCTCGCGCGCTGCCGGCTGTTCCTGGGCCGGCACCGGGACGCGTACACGACGGCGGTCGAGGGCCTGGAGATCGCCCTGGACACGGGCCAGCACCACCTGGCCGGGCTGCTGCGGTCCGAACTGGAGACGCTCGCCGCGCTCGACGGGGAGGACGTGAACGAGCCGGACGGTCCCACGCGGGGTCTTTTCTCCGGCGTCGAGCCGAATCCGTTCCTGCGGATGCGGGCGCAGGGCCTGCTCGATCTCGGGCTCGGCCGCTACGAGACGGCCCTGCGGCGGTTCGCGGTGCTCACCGAGGGGCCGCAGCGGCACCTGATGCTCGCCTGGCACAGCCTGCCCGACCAGGTGGAGGCGGCCGTGCGGCTCGGCCGGGCGGAGGACGCCCGCCCGGCGCAGACGCGGTTCGCCCGTTGGGCGAGCGCGACCGGGACGCCGTGGGCGCGGGCCGTGGAGCTGCGCTGCCGGGCCCTGGTCGCCCCCGAGGGGCAGACGGAGCAGTGGTACGAGCGGGCGCTCGACGCCCACGTCGGGGACGGCCGGCCGTTCGAGGAGGCGCGGACCCGGCTGCTTCACGGGGAGTGGCTGCGGCGGGCGAAACGACGGGCGGCGGCCCGCGAGGCGCTGGCGATGGCGCTGCAGACGTTCGAGCGGACGCAGGCGCGGGCGTGGGCGGACCGGGCCCGTGCCGAGCTGCGGGCGCTCGGCGCGGCTCCGGCGCCGAGCGTGGCGGGGCCGGATCCGGTGGGCCGGCTGACCGCGCAGGAGCTTCAGGTGGTGCGGCTCGCGGCGACGGGTCTGAGCAACCGGGACATCGGCGCCCGGCTGTTCCTGAGCCCGCGCACGGTCGGCTACCACCTCTCCAACGCCTACCCCAAGCTCGGCGTGACCTCACGGGCCGCCCTCGGCGGACTCGAGCTCGAGTAA
- a CDS encoding NAD-dependent epimerase/dehydratase family protein codes for MKVLVLGATGYIGSAVVARLTQEGHEVVPLVRDALALAPDAPVKVGDLTDPESLRAAVTDDVDAVVNLAPPTGEEAVDAAALDALLAPLRGTGRALLYTSGVWVLGATGDAPVGEEAATDPVALVGYRPRIERQVLDAAGDGVRALVVRPGIVYGQGGGIPGMMTGWAREHGTGRYVGSATTRWPMVHVDDLAELYVLALTKAEAGALLHGVADEAVPVAALAAVADLAAGGTGRAESWPQEQAAEALGAPFAEALALHQVVSARRSFENLGWRPSRPHVLTELAAGTRA; via the coding sequence ATGAAGGTCCTGGTCCTTGGAGCCACCGGCTACATCGGTTCCGCGGTGGTGGCGCGGCTGACGCAGGAGGGCCACGAGGTGGTCCCGCTGGTGCGGGACGCGCTCGCGCTCGCGCCCGACGCGCCGGTGAAGGTCGGTGATCTCACCGATCCGGAGTCGCTGCGCGCGGCGGTGACGGACGACGTGGACGCGGTGGTGAACCTGGCGCCCCCGACCGGCGAGGAGGCGGTGGACGCCGCCGCGCTCGACGCGCTGCTCGCGCCGCTGCGCGGCACCGGCCGGGCGCTCCTCTACACCAGCGGCGTGTGGGTGCTGGGCGCCACCGGCGACGCCCCGGTGGGCGAGGAGGCGGCGACGGACCCGGTCGCGCTCGTCGGCTACCGGCCGCGGATCGAGCGGCAGGTGCTCGACGCCGCCGGTGACGGCGTCCGCGCGCTCGTGGTCCGCCCCGGCATCGTGTACGGCCAGGGGGGCGGCATCCCGGGGATGATGACCGGTTGGGCCCGGGAGCACGGTACGGGCCGGTACGTGGGCTCGGCGACGACGCGCTGGCCGATGGTGCACGTGGACGACCTCGCCGAGCTGTACGTGCTCGCCCTGACCAAGGCCGAGGCGGGCGCCCTGCTGCACGGCGTGGCGGACGAGGCCGTGCCGGTCGCCGCGCTCGCGGCGGTCGCGGACCTGGCGGCGGGCGGCACGGGCCGGGCCGAGTCGTGGCCGCAGGAGCAGGCCGCGGAGGCGCTCGGGGCCCCGTTCGCGGAGGCCCTGGCCCTGCACCAAGTGGTGTCCGCGCGCCGGTCCTTCGAGAACCTGGGCTGGCGCCCGAGCCGGCCGCACGTCCTCACCGAGCTGGCCGCGGGCACGCGTGCCTGA
- a CDS encoding MBL fold metallo-hydrolase → MTHPICRACGTQYAEPRDDCPVCLDERQYVAPGGQRWTSLKELQAEGHSGRFEEQGPDVFGIGVTPEFSIGQRALLLRTPAGNVLWDCVPYLDDEMVRRVEELGGIDHIAISHPHFYSVMVEWAHAFDAPVHLHEADREWVGRPDPALQFWSGRTKPLTDELTLINPGVHFPGSTVLHSSAGDGALFTGDVVNVGPDPRWVSIMYSFPNHVPEQPQKVRAAADLLAGYRFERIYGAWWGRVVTSGGEEVLARSVERYLRFERGE, encoded by the coding sequence ATGACCCACCCCATCTGCCGCGCCTGCGGCACCCAGTACGCCGAACCGCGCGACGACTGCCCGGTGTGCCTGGACGAGCGGCAGTACGTGGCCCCGGGCGGCCAGCGGTGGACCTCGCTCAAGGAGCTGCAGGCCGAGGGGCACTCCGGGCGGTTCGAGGAGCAGGGGCCGGACGTGTTCGGCATCGGCGTCACGCCGGAGTTCTCGATCGGTCAGCGCGCGCTGCTGCTGCGCACCCCCGCCGGGAACGTGCTGTGGGACTGCGTGCCGTACCTGGACGACGAGATGGTGCGCCGCGTCGAGGAACTCGGCGGCATCGACCACATCGCGATCAGCCACCCGCACTTCTACTCGGTGATGGTGGAGTGGGCGCACGCCTTCGACGCCCCGGTCCACCTGCACGAGGCGGACCGGGAGTGGGTGGGCCGGCCGGATCCGGCGCTGCAGTTCTGGAGCGGGCGGACGAAGCCGCTGACGGACGAGCTGACGCTGATCAACCCGGGCGTGCACTTCCCGGGCAGCACGGTGCTGCACTCGAGCGCGGGCGACGGCGCGCTGTTCACCGGTGACGTGGTCAACGTCGGACCGGACCCGCGCTGGGTGAGCATCATGTACAGCTTCCCCAACCACGTACCGGAGCAGCCCCAGAAGGTCCGCGCCGCCGCCGACCTGCTGGCCGGCTACCGCTTCGAGCGGATCTACGGCGCCTGGTGGGGCCGGGTCGTCACGTCGGGCGGCGAGGAGGTCCTGGCCCGTTCCGTGGAGCGCTATCTGCGGTTCGAGCGGGGCGAGTGA
- a CDS encoding HAD family acid phosphatase, with amino-acid sequence MPSAKNTAATLGLTAVLVVGVAPAASAADPDSHHTSTAAIKHVDYTTWRHDVATVVDEARPYIEKRSENAGREKQAIVLDIDNSSLETDFHPFWELPTPAIPEVRALVADAHERGVAVFFVTARPGIIYSLTDWNLKQAGYPVDGLYVRSLPDLFAEVSTYKTAKRAEIEAKGYTIIANIGNNTTDIVGGHAERAFKLPDYDGKLS; translated from the coding sequence ATGCCCTCCGCCAAGAACACCGCCGCCACGCTCGGCCTCACGGCCGTCCTCGTCGTCGGCGTCGCCCCCGCGGCCTCCGCGGCCGATCCTGACAGCCACCACACGTCCACCGCTGCGATCAAGCACGTCGACTACACGACCTGGCGGCACGACGTGGCGACCGTGGTCGACGAGGCGCGGCCGTACATCGAGAAGCGGTCCGAGAACGCCGGGCGCGAGAAGCAGGCGATCGTGCTCGACATCGACAACTCCTCGCTGGAGACGGACTTCCACCCGTTCTGGGAGCTGCCGACGCCGGCCATCCCCGAGGTGCGTGCGCTGGTCGCCGACGCGCACGAGCGCGGGGTCGCGGTCTTCTTCGTGACCGCCCGGCCGGGGATCATCTACTCCCTCACCGACTGGAACCTCAAGCAGGCCGGCTACCCGGTCGACGGTCTGTACGTGCGGTCGCTGCCCGACCTGTTCGCCGAGGTCAGCACGTACAAGACGGCGAAGCGCGCGGAGATCGAGGCCAAGGGCTACACGATCATCGCGAACATCGGCAACAACACCACCGACATCGTCGGCGGGCACGCCGAGCGGGCCTTCAAGCTGCCGGACTACGACGGCAAGCTGTCCTGA
- a CDS encoding ricin-type beta-trefoil lectin domain protein, whose amino-acid sequence MRRTRYRLRWAIAASAAAAATLGSMTAAAPAGAAETAPRTTASVPLSPELEAIRAAEATKIYGSPEERPLTQRKTGLISLGDSEISGEGVGTYESPTNGPTNWCHRSPEAAIHRTGIPADLTFNVSCSGAYTGNIKIGGAKQYADELVQSDSLAIKARNTKIKMVLLVAGANDDLQFGPVMTDCVQRFLLSQGPCEPKYAPGWQARVDALVPKVEASVRDLRTVMRDAGYADTDYKLVLMGYPSPIGPDFYDNPNFPGKLVCGGMGYDSDTVWGRNTAVPAFERGMRRIAQSTGATFLDNSRLFHGHEVCMEDPWARGLYIDLSKPGTPDENSVRQSFHPNARGHAAFASCLTQIYNSGLREAGCADVNSTGTPTLFPVAWDDAYRPLKNEATANCVDLDGSKSANGTKVLGWDCHGGRNQTWWYDTARQTIHTGLTQDRCLDVPNTSYPAGTALLVWNCHGLAHQKFTKVGATIRPAAATGMCLTQSAAREPIRIQTCNGSANQRFA is encoded by the coding sequence ATGAGGCGCACCAGGTACAGACTCCGATGGGCGATCGCGGCCTCCGCCGCGGCCGCCGCCACCCTCGGATCCATGACGGCCGCGGCCCCCGCCGGCGCGGCCGAGACCGCACCCCGCACCACCGCTTCCGTACCGCTCTCACCCGAACTGGAGGCGATCCGGGCCGCCGAGGCCACCAAGATCTACGGCAGCCCCGAGGAACGGCCGCTCACCCAGCGCAAGACCGGCCTGATCTCGCTCGGCGACAGCGAGATCTCCGGCGAGGGCGTCGGCACGTACGAATCGCCGACCAACGGCCCCACCAACTGGTGCCACCGCTCGCCCGAGGCCGCCATCCACCGCACCGGAATCCCCGCGGACCTCACGTTCAACGTGTCCTGCTCCGGCGCGTACACCGGCAACATCAAGATCGGCGGCGCCAAGCAGTACGCCGACGAGCTGGTCCAGAGCGACAGCCTCGCCATCAAGGCCCGCAACACCAAGATCAAGATGGTGCTGCTGGTCGCCGGCGCCAACGACGACCTGCAGTTCGGCCCGGTCATGACCGACTGCGTCCAGCGCTTCCTGCTCTCCCAGGGCCCCTGCGAGCCCAAGTACGCCCCCGGCTGGCAGGCCCGCGTCGACGCCCTCGTCCCCAAGGTCGAGGCGAGCGTGCGCGACCTGCGCACCGTGATGCGCGACGCCGGGTACGCGGACACCGACTACAAGCTCGTGCTCATGGGTTACCCCAGCCCGATCGGCCCGGACTTCTACGACAACCCGAACTTCCCCGGGAAGCTCGTCTGCGGCGGCATGGGCTACGACTCCGACACCGTCTGGGGCCGCAACACCGCCGTCCCGGCGTTCGAGCGGGGCATGCGCCGGATCGCCCAGTCCACCGGGGCGACCTTCCTCGACAACTCGCGGCTGTTCCACGGCCACGAGGTCTGCATGGAGGACCCCTGGGCCCGGGGCCTGTACATCGACCTCTCCAAGCCCGGCACGCCGGACGAGAACTCGGTCCGGCAGTCCTTCCACCCGAACGCGCGGGGCCACGCGGCCTTCGCGTCCTGCCTGACCCAGATCTACAACTCGGGTCTGCGTGAGGCGGGTTGCGCGGACGTCAACTCGACCGGGACACCGACCCTGTTCCCGGTCGCCTGGGACGACGCGTACCGGCCGCTGAAGAACGAGGCGACCGCCAACTGCGTGGACCTCGACGGCTCCAAGAGCGCCAACGGCACGAAGGTGCTCGGTTGGGACTGCCACGGCGGCCGCAACCAGACGTGGTGGTACGACACGGCGCGTCAGACGATCCACACCGGGCTCACCCAGGACCGGTGCCTGGACGTGCCCAACACCTCGTACCCGGCGGGCACGGCGCTGCTCGTCTGGAACTGCCACGGGCTCGCCCACCAGAAGTTCACGAAGGTCGGCGCGACGATCCGTCCGGCGGCGGCGACGGGCATGTGCCTGACGCAGTCGGCGGCGCGGGAGCCGATCCGGATCCAGACCTGCAACGGCTCGGCGAACCAGAGATTCGCGTAG
- a CDS encoding class II fumarate hydratase, whose product MTGGEEFRIEHDSMGEVRVPARAKWRAQTQRAVENFPVSGQRLERAHIEALARIKAAAAKVNAELGVIGADVAGAIQEAAAEVAEGRWDDQFPVDVFQTGSGTSSNMNTNEVLATLATERLPEGTDVHPNDHVNASQSSNDVFPSSIHIAATAAVTGDLIPALDRLAASLERKSAEFADVVKSGRTHLMDATPVTLGQEFGGYAAQVRYGIERLRASLPRLAELPLGGTAVGTGINTPPGFSAAVIAEVARATGLPLTEARDHFEAQGARDGLVETSGQLRTIAVGLTKISNDLRWMASGPRTGLAEINLPDLQPGSSIMPGKVNPVIPEAVLMVAAQVTGNDTTVAVAGAAGNFELNVMLPVIAKNLLESVRLLANASRLLADRTVDGITANVERAREYAESSPSVVTPLNKYIGYEEAAKVAKKSLAERRTIREVVLDSGYVERGDLTVEQLDEALDVLRMTHP is encoded by the coding sequence ATGACCGGCGGCGAAGAGTTCCGGATCGAGCACGACTCCATGGGCGAGGTCCGCGTCCCCGCGCGTGCCAAGTGGCGGGCCCAGACGCAGCGGGCGGTGGAGAACTTCCCGGTCTCCGGGCAGCGCCTGGAGCGGGCCCACATCGAGGCGCTGGCCAGGATCAAGGCGGCGGCGGCCAAGGTCAACGCCGAGCTGGGAGTGATCGGCGCGGACGTGGCCGGAGCGATCCAGGAGGCCGCCGCCGAGGTCGCGGAGGGCCGCTGGGACGACCAGTTCCCGGTCGACGTGTTCCAGACGGGCTCGGGGACCTCGTCCAACATGAACACCAACGAGGTGCTCGCGACCCTCGCGACCGAGCGCCTCCCCGAGGGCACGGACGTGCACCCCAACGACCACGTCAACGCCTCGCAGTCGTCCAACGACGTCTTCCCCTCCTCCATCCACATCGCGGCGACCGCCGCCGTCACCGGCGATCTGATCCCCGCGCTCGATCGTTTGGCCGCCTCCCTGGAGCGGAAATCGGCCGAATTCGCGGACGTGGTGAAATCCGGCCGCACGCACCTCATGGACGCCACCCCGGTCACCCTCGGCCAGGAGTTCGGCGGGTACGCCGCCCAGGTCAGGTACGGCATCGAGCGGCTGCGCGCCTCGCTGCCCCGGCTCGCCGAACTCCCCCTCGGCGGTACGGCGGTGGGGACCGGCATCAACACCCCGCCCGGCTTCTCCGCGGCCGTGATCGCCGAGGTGGCCCGGGCGACCGGGCTGCCGCTGACCGAGGCCCGCGACCACTTCGAGGCGCAGGGCGCGCGGGACGGCCTGGTGGAGACGTCCGGGCAGCTCCGCACCATCGCCGTCGGCCTCACCAAGATCTCCAACGACCTGCGGTGGATGGCCTCCGGACCGCGTACCGGACTGGCCGAGATCAATCTCCCCGACCTCCAGCCGGGCTCGTCGATCATGCCCGGCAAGGTCAACCCGGTGATCCCCGAGGCGGTCCTGATGGTTGCCGCGCAGGTGACCGGGAACGACACCACGGTGGCGGTGGCCGGCGCGGCCGGGAACTTCGAGCTCAACGTGATGCTGCCGGTGATCGCGAAGAACCTGCTGGAGTCGGTCCGGCTGCTGGCCAACGCCTCGCGGCTGCTCGCCGACCGCACCGTCGACGGGATCACCGCGAACGTGGAACGGGCCCGGGAGTACGCGGAGTCCTCGCCGTCCGTCGTCACGCCGCTCAACAAGTACATCGGCTACGAGGAGGCGGCGAAGGTCGCCAAGAAGTCGCTGGCGGAGCGGCGGACGATCCGCGAGGTGGTCCTGGACTCCGGCTACGTCGAGCGGGGGGACCTCACCGTCGAGCAGTTGGACGAGGCGCTGGACGTGCTGCGCATGACGC